The Syntrophales bacterium genomic sequence CTTCCGGATGATGAATATGATATCGGATTGATAATCAATCCGGCGCTTGAGCCTATGGATTTTTTAAAAGAGATACTCTATCAGCTCGGCCTGAATAACGATACAAATTCAAAAGCGGATTTTCTGGATATTTTGAATGGAAGAATGCTGGAGAATATGAGGCAGGATAAGACAACCCTGCTGATAATAGATGAGGCGCAGTTAATTTCCAAAGAGACCTTTGAGGAAGTCCGCCTGCTTTTAAACTTTCAGTTAAACGACAGGTTCCTGTTGACGCTGATTCTTATCGGACAGCCGGAGCTAAGGGACATTGTAAAGGGGATTGAACAACTTAATCAGAGGATTGGCATCAGGTATCATCTAAATCCCCTTAATTCTGAAGAGGTGGTTAAATATATTGCCTTTCGGCTGGAAAAGGCCGGTTTGACAAAAAACATATTTACCAGTCAGGCTATGGATGATGTGTATAATTATTCACAGGGAATTCCGAGAAAGATTAACAATGTTTGTGACATGAGCCTTTTGATTGGATTTAGCGCAAAGACGGAGGCTATAGATTCCGGGATTGTCAGCGAGGCCGTGCGGGATTCGGGTTAGCAGGTAGATAGGCTGAAGGCTGAAGACTATTAGTAAGTTAGA encodes the following:
- a CDS encoding AAA family ATPase, coding for MYLEYWGLEKYPFENVPDPEFMYYSQEHEEALVRLVYAAKRRKGAALLTGEVGCGKTVLSKVFIQQLPDDEYDIGLIINPALEPMDFLKEILYQLGLNNDTNSKADFLDILNGRMLENMRQDKTTLLIIDEAQLISKETFEEVRLLLNFQLNDRFLLTLILIGQPELRDIVKGIEQLNQRIGIRYHLNPLNSEEVVKYIAFRLEKAGLTKNIFTSQAMDDVYNYSQGIPRKINNVCDMSLLIGFSAKTEAIDSGIVSEAVRDSG